A genomic segment from Gavia stellata isolate bGavSte3 chromosome 6, bGavSte3.hap2, whole genome shotgun sequence encodes:
- the SP8 gene encoding transcription factor Sp8 encodes MATSLLGEEPRVGSTPLAMLAATCNKIGSPSPSPSALSDSASSFGKGFHPWKRSSSSSSSSAGSCGAVGSGLPGFGVAGAARNGSSAAAAAAAAAAAALVSDSFSCGGSPGSSAFSLTSSSAAAASSPFANDYSVFQAPGSAGGGGGGGGAAGQEAAAHQPVFISKVHTSVEGLQGIYPRVGMAHPYESWFKPSHPGLAAGEVGSAGASSWWDVGAGWIDVQSPNGATALPGSLHPAAGGLQTSLHSPLGGYNSDYSGLGHSAFSSGASSHLLSPAGQHLMDGFKPVLPGSYPDSAPSPLAGAGGSMLGGGPAAPLAASPRSSARRYSGRATCDCPNCQEAERLGPAGASLRRKGLHSCHIPGCGKVYGKTSHLKAHLRWHTGERPFVCNWLFCGKRFTRSDELQRHLRTHTGEKRFACPVCNKRFMRSDHLSKHVKTHSGPGGAGGPGGGGPGGGPGPGGKKGSDTDSEHSAAGSPPCHSPELLPPPEPGHRNGLE; translated from the exons ATGGCAACTTCACTTCTAGGG GAGGAACCGCGGGTAGGCTCCACGCCGCTGGCCATGCTCGCCGCGACCTGCAACAAGatcggcagccccagcccctcgccGTCCGCCCTCTCGGACAGCGCGTCCTCTTTCGGCAAAGGCTTCCACCCCTGGAAacgctcctcctcctcctcctcgtcctcgGCGGGCAGCTGCGGCGCCGTGGGCTCCGGCCTCCCGGGCTTCGGCGTGGCGGGCGCGGCGCGCAACGGCtcctcggcggcggcggcggcggcagcggcggcggcggccgccctcGTCTCGGACTCGTTCAGCTGCGGCGGCTCGCCGGGCTCCAGCGCCTTCTCCCTCACCTCCAGCAGCGCGGCGGCCGCCAGCTCGCCCTTCGCCAACGACTACTCGGTCTTCCAGgcgccgggcagcgccggcggcggaggcggcggcgggggcgcggcggggcagGAGGCGGCGGCGCACCAGCCCGTCTTCATCTCCAAGGTGCACACGTCggtggaggggctgcagggcatcTACCCGCGGGTGGGCATGGCGCACCCCTACGAGTCCTGGTTCAAGCCCTCGCACCCGGGGCTGGCCGCCGGCGAGGTGGGCTCGGCGGGCGCCTCCAGCTGGTGGGACGTGGGCGCCGGCTGGATCGACGTGCAGAGCCCCAACGGGGCCACCGCGCTGCCCGGCTCGCTGCACCCGGCGGCCGGCGGGCTCCAGACCTCGCTCCACTCGCCGCTGGGCGGCTACAACTCGGATTACTCGGGCCTGGGCCACTCGGCCTTCAGCAGCGGCGCCTCCTCGCACCTCCTCAGCCCCGCCGGGCAGCACCTCATGGACGGATTTAAGCCGGTGCTGCCCGGCTCCTACCCGGACTCGGCCCCCTCGCCGCTGGCCGGCGCCGGGGGCTCCATGCtgggcggcggccccgccgcgccgctgGCCGCCTCGCCGCGCTCCTCCGCCCGCCGCTACTCGGGCCGCGCCACCTGCGACTGCCCCAACTGCCAGGAGGCCGAGCGGctggggccggcgggggccagCCTGCGGCGCAAGGGGCTGCACAGCTGCCACATCCCCGGCTGCGGCAAGGTCTACGGCAAGACCTCGCACCTGAAGGCGCACCTGCGCTGGCACACGGGCGAGCGGCCCTTCGTCTGCAACTGGCTCTTCTGCGGCAAGCGCTTCACCCGCTCCGACGAGCTGCAGCGGCACCTGCGGACCCACACGGGCGAGAAGCGCTTCGCCTGCCCCGTCTGCAACAAGCGTTTCATGCGCAGCGACCACCTCAGCAAGCACGTCAAGACCCACagcggccccggcggcgccggcggccccggcggcggcggccccggcggcggccccggccccggcggcaaGAAGGGCAGCGACACCGACAGCGAGCACAGCGCGGCCGGCAGCCCGCCCTGCCACTCCCCGGAGCTGCTGCCGCCCCCCGAGCCCGGCCACCGCAACGGCCTGGAGTGA